In Styela clava chromosome 14, kaStyClav1.hap1.2, whole genome shotgun sequence, the following are encoded in one genomic region:
- the LOC120327178 gene encoding cilia- and flagella-associated protein 157-like, with protein sequence MPPKKKGGKKGKKGKKDKEEGSATGERPTSGKELTELSKEFFMIQVKDLETRLNRYQQKCDALDISNKEFQGKYDQQVKDKKEIVSFLKKQLEQRSDEILDLNDKLAALQQAKDTEKESYEKQLATLKHEFQEMKDQLTSENMILGGKLSSLEEFKVQKDDLMKKFADMEEKLRQQAESHKETIYNLERKAVVDKDRLKKEMVLRVNTVAAEFRKVSNKQMADTTKRTIRENVSINSQLSKMSEKTKDLIQENDDLTDKDQKQKIQIELLESTQEEFAKKNHSNLKVIRMLTEKAKQQEEMIEEYEMREQEYEQLETEAMHLRNENSEFNTQIEEMNKQIATLEKDLLEMTSQKEDEVGAKERLEDVLVAVTQSLTEVLQTPELDDVDTTVKRQTMIERLLLVLNSAVILGKAPPPADLFKQRPKAVMAPLIPKSKNRQPKGQTLTGPSLHSFPHYKLGDLGLVPRPPPAPQNRPHETVAHLSNTTRTKGGQDKKFVEFLAFKQPAKLPAIPQKMT encoded by the exons ATGCCTCCGAAAAAGAAGGGAGGAAAGAAAGGAAAGAAGGGAAAGAAAGACAAGGAAGAAGGATCAGCGACAGGGGAACGTCCAACCAGTGGAAAGGAATTAACGGAACTCAGTAAAGAGTTTTTTATGATTCAAGTGAAAGATTTGGAAACAAGGTTAAACAG GTACCAGCAGAAATGTGACGCCCTTGATATTTCGAATAAAGAATTCCAAGGGAAATATGATCAGCAAGTCAAAGACAAGAAGGAAATTGTTTCATTTCTGAAGAAACAACTCGAGCAACGTTCTGACGAGATTTTAGATTTGAATGATAAATTGGCTGCATTGCAACAG GCCAAAGACACAGAAAAGGAATCTTATGAAAAACAACTGGCAACCCTGAAACATGAATTCCAAGAAATGAAAGATCAGCTGACGTCAGAAAATATGATCCTGGGTGGAAAGTTGTCTTCGCTTGAAGAATTTAAG GTTCAAAAAGatgatttgatgaaaaaatttgCCGACATGGAAGAAAAGCTGAGACAACAAGCAGAAAGCCATAAAGAAACAATTTATAATTTGGAAAGAAAAGCTGTGGTGGATAAAGACAG ACTCAAAAAAGAAATGGTTTTACGAGTAAACACGGTGGCAGCAGAGTTTCGTAAGGTATCGAACAAGCAGATGGCCGACACCACAAAACGGACGATCAGAGAAAACGTTTCCATCAACTCTCAATTGTCAAAGATGTCTGAAAAAACTAAAGACCTAATTCAG GAGAATGATGATTTAACTGACAAAGATCAGAAACAGAAAATCCAAATTGAACTGTTGGAGTCGACACAAGAGGAATTTGCAAAGAAGAACCACAGCAATTTGAAG GTGATCAGAATGTTGACGGAAAAAGcaaaacaacaagaagaaaTGATTGAAGAATATGAGATGAGAGAGCAAGAATATGAACAACTTGAGACTGAGGCAATGCATTTGAGAAATGAGAACTCTGAGTTTAACACTCAGATCGAAGA AATGAACAAACAGATTGCAACACTTGAGAAAGACCTTCTTGAAATGACGAGTCAGAAAGAAGATGAAGTCGGTGCCAAAGAAAGGTTGGAAGACGTTTTGGTAGCAGTGACACAGTCTTTGACTGAG GTTCTCCAAACACCAGAACTAGATGATGTAGATACGACAGTAAAACGACAAACCATGATAGAACGGTTGTTACTTGTGCTCAACTCAGCTGTTATCCTTGGTAAAGCTCCACCGCCAGCTGATCTATTCAAACAAAGACCTAAG gcTGTGATGGCTCCCTTGATTCCTAAGTCCAAGAACAGGCAACCAAAAGGGCAAACACTGACTGGACCATCTCTTCATTCCTTCCCACATTACAAGCTCGGTGATTTAGGTCTGGTACCCAGGCCGCCTCCAGCTCCACAGAACCGACCACATGAGACTGTTGCGCACCTCTCAAACACAACACGAACCAAAGGAGGCCAAGACAAGAAGTTCGTCGAATTTTTAGCTTTTAAACAACCCGCAAAACTGCCAGCTATACCACAAAAAATGACCTGA